A genomic segment from Dechloromonas denitrificans encodes:
- the queG gene encoding tRNA epoxyqueuosine(34) reductase QueG has protein sequence MHDQDSKIDYAALKEKIRQAGEKLGFAVVGVARAEVSQASEHLRAWLAAGCHGEMNYMARHADLRADPAALQPGTLTVVSVAVDYLPHDKMADDPQQAAISRYAQGRDYHKVVRSRLQKMADAIATLAGPFGYRVFSDSAPVMEVHFATQAGIGWRGKHTLLLSKQGSWRFLGEIYCDLPLPPDEPIKDHCGSCNACLDACPTQAIIAPYKVDARRCISYLTIELPGAIPAEFRDLIGNRIYGCDDCQTCCPWNRFAQLGDSEFQPRHRLDSASLIELFAWTESQFNDRLAGNPIRRIGHERWLRNIAVALGNGPATVDALNALKRRQDDASPLVREHIEWALTKLKNRPQPGQASINPTTAE, from the coding sequence ATGCACGATCAGGACTCCAAAATCGATTACGCGGCACTCAAGGAAAAAATCCGTCAGGCCGGAGAAAAACTGGGCTTTGCCGTTGTCGGCGTGGCCCGCGCCGAAGTCAGCCAGGCCAGCGAGCACCTGCGCGCCTGGCTAGCTGCCGGCTGTCACGGCGAGATGAATTATATGGCTCGCCATGCCGATTTGCGCGCTGATCCGGCCGCACTCCAGCCGGGAACCCTGACAGTTGTCTCTGTCGCGGTCGACTACCTGCCACACGACAAAATGGCCGACGATCCGCAACAGGCCGCCATTTCGCGTTACGCCCAAGGCCGCGACTATCACAAGGTCGTGCGCAGCCGGCTGCAAAAAATGGCCGACGCCATTGCGACGCTTGCCGGCCCTTTCGGCTACCGCGTCTTTTCGGACTCGGCTCCGGTCATGGAAGTCCACTTTGCAACCCAGGCCGGCATCGGCTGGCGCGGCAAGCACACTTTGCTGCTTTCGAAGCAGGGCTCCTGGCGCTTTCTGGGGGAAATCTACTGCGACCTGCCGCTGCCGCCCGACGAGCCGATCAAGGATCATTGCGGCAGTTGCAACGCCTGCCTCGACGCCTGCCCGACACAGGCCATCATTGCGCCCTACAAAGTGGATGCCCGCCGCTGCATTTCGTACCTGACCATCGAACTGCCCGGCGCCATCCCGGCCGAGTTCCGTGATTTGATCGGCAACCGGATCTATGGTTGCGACGACTGCCAGACCTGCTGCCCATGGAATCGCTTCGCCCAACTCGGCGACAGCGAATTCCAGCCGCGCCACCGACTCGATTCGGCCAGCCTGATCGAACTGTTCGCCTGGACTGAAAGCCAGTTCAACGACCGTCTGGCCGGCAACCCGATTCGCCGCATCGGCCATGAACGCTGGTTGCGCAATATCGCCGTCGCACTGGGCAACGGCCCTGCCACGGTCGACGCCCTGAATGCCTTGAAAAGACGACAGGATGACGCCTCGCCGCTGGTCAGGGAACACATTGAATGGGCGCTGACCAAGCTGAAAAACAGGCCACAACCGGGCCAAGCCAGCATTAACCCGACGACGGCCGAGTGA
- a CDS encoding FKBP-type peptidyl-prolyl cis-trans isomerase, translated as MTTVRSDSFLTLHYRITTLEGEEFLSTFDMSPATLQMGSGQLAENLESVLVGLPAHERFVFQLEPNEAFGQHNPRLVERIARAGLPAGMELKENSVVEFTAPNGGTFAGFLRELDATHGLFDFNHPMAGKTIRFEVEIIGIM; from the coding sequence ATGACTACCGTTCGTTCCGATAGCTTCCTGACGCTGCACTACCGCATTACCACGCTTGAGGGTGAGGAGTTCCTGTCTACTTTCGACATGAGCCCGGCGACCCTGCAGATGGGTAGCGGCCAGTTGGCAGAAAATCTGGAGTCCGTCCTTGTCGGACTGCCGGCGCATGAGCGCTTTGTTTTCCAACTGGAGCCGAATGAGGCTTTCGGCCAGCATAATCCGCGTCTGGTCGAGCGCATTGCGCGGGCCGGTCTGCCGGCCGGAATGGAACTCAAGGAGAATTCCGTCGTCGAATTCACCGCCCCTAACGGCGGCACGTTTGCGGGCTTCCTGCGTGAGCTGGATGCAACGCATGGTTTGTTCGACTTCAATCACCCGATGGCTGGAAAAACGATCCGCTTCGAGGTGGAAATTATCGGAATCATGTAA
- a CDS encoding bifunctional riboflavin kinase/FAD synthetase yields MRVFRGYSRPVPDPVVLAIGNFDGVHLGHAALMEQLLAAAGKFQVQPAVLTFEPHPREFFAPQSAPARLTTLREKLELLADAGVQQVMVCPFNAAFAALSADQFIEQVLVGALRVKHLIIGDDFRFGRGRVGDFSLLQAAGLHYGFTVESMQSVMVDGERVSSSGVRRALADGDMAHAARLLGRPYIIDGQVAHGDKIGRQLGFATANIRIRHNPLPMTGVFAVQVSGLGEAPLCGVANLGIRPTVGGTRPLLEVHLFDFDRDIYGTHISVRFVHKLRNEQRFPNFDALKAQIAADAAAARAFFKL; encoded by the coding sequence ATGCGCGTCTTTCGCGGCTACTCGCGTCCCGTTCCTGATCCAGTTGTTCTCGCCATTGGCAATTTCGATGGCGTGCACTTGGGGCATGCTGCGCTCATGGAGCAACTGCTCGCTGCGGCTGGGAAATTTCAGGTCCAGCCGGCGGTGCTGACTTTCGAGCCGCACCCGCGTGAGTTTTTTGCGCCGCAGTCGGCGCCCGCCCGTTTGACCACGCTCCGTGAAAAGCTTGAATTGCTGGCCGACGCCGGTGTGCAACAGGTCATGGTGTGCCCCTTCAACGCTGCTTTTGCGGCGTTGTCGGCAGATCAGTTCATCGAACAGGTTCTGGTTGGCGCGCTTCGGGTCAAGCACCTGATCATTGGCGACGATTTCCGTTTCGGGCGCGGCAGGGTTGGCGATTTCTCGCTGCTCCAGGCTGCTGGCCTGCATTACGGCTTTACCGTCGAGTCGATGCAGAGTGTCATGGTCGACGGTGAGCGCGTGTCCAGTTCCGGTGTGCGGCGTGCGCTGGCCGATGGGGATATGGCGCACGCAGCCCGCCTGCTTGGTCGTCCTTATATCATTGATGGCCAGGTGGCTCATGGTGACAAGATTGGTCGCCAGCTCGGTTTTGCAACCGCCAATATTCGCATTCGCCACAATCCCTTACCGATGACCGGCGTGTTTGCCGTTCAGGTGAGCGGTCTGGGTGAGGCTCCGTTATGCGGGGTTGCCAATCTGGGCATCCGCCCTACGGTGGGCGGAACGCGTCCTTTGCTGGAAGTGCATTTGTTTGATTTTGACCGTGATATCTACGGTACGCATATTTCCGTTCGTTTTGTGCACAAGTTGCGCAACGAACAACGTTTTCCCAATTTTGACGCCCTGAAGGCACAGATTGCGGCAGATGCCGCAGCAGCCCGGGCGTTTTTCAAGCTGTGA
- the rpsT gene encoding 30S ribosomal protein S20, which translates to MANSAQARKRARQADKQRSHNASLRSTLRTAIKRVRQAIEAGDKAAAQGVFQTSVAVLDRIADKKIIHKNKASRTKSRLSAQIKALAAA; encoded by the coding sequence ATGGCCAATAGCGCACAAGCCCGCAAGCGCGCCCGTCAAGCTGACAAGCAGCGCTCCCACAACGCCAGCCTGCGTTCGACCCTGCGTACCGCGATCAAGCGTGTTCGTCAGGCAATCGAAGCCGGTGACAAGGCCGCCGCTCAGGGTGTCTTCCAGACCTCCGTCGCCGTGCTTGATCGCATCGCTGACAAGAAAATCATCCACAAGAACAAGGCTTCTCGTACCAAGAGCCGCCTGTCTGCACAGATCAAGGCACTTGCTGCAGCCTGA
- the ispH gene encoding 4-hydroxy-3-methylbut-2-enyl diphosphate reductase produces the protein MQVILANPRGFCAGVERAIAIVERALQKFGAPIYVRHEVVHNKFVCDDLRAKGAVFIEELNEVPSGSTVIFSAHGVSKAVRDEAETRGLKVFDATCPLVTKVHVEVGKMRHQAREVVMIGHKGHPEVEGTMGQSKDGMYLVETADDVRRLKVNSPEQLSFVTQTTLSVDDASVVIDALRAQFPEVQGPKKDDICYATQNRQDAVKALTEQCDMLIVVGSPNSSNSRRLKEVALARGVDAYLVDGPEEISADWLLGKSRVGVTAGASAPEILVERVVDRVKLLTGASVEQLAGVEEGVSFPLPKELLAG, from the coding sequence ATGCAGGTCATTCTTGCCAATCCCCGTGGCTTCTGTGCTGGTGTCGAGCGGGCCATTGCCATTGTCGAACGGGCGCTTCAGAAATTTGGTGCGCCGATCTATGTGCGGCATGAAGTCGTGCATAACAAGTTCGTCTGCGATGACTTGCGCGCCAAAGGCGCCGTATTCATCGAGGAGCTCAATGAAGTGCCGTCCGGCAGCACGGTGATTTTCAGTGCCCATGGTGTTTCAAAGGCCGTGCGCGACGAGGCTGAAACGCGCGGGCTCAAAGTGTTTGATGCAACGTGTCCTTTGGTCACCAAGGTGCACGTCGAGGTCGGCAAGATGCGCCACCAGGCCCGCGAGGTGGTCATGATCGGCCACAAGGGGCATCCCGAAGTCGAGGGAACCATGGGGCAGAGCAAGGATGGTATGTATCTGGTGGAAACGGCGGACGATGTCCGTCGTCTCAAGGTCAATTCACCGGAGCAGCTTTCCTTTGTGACCCAGACGACCCTGTCGGTTGATGATGCCTCGGTTGTGATTGATGCCCTCAGGGCTCAGTTCCCGGAGGTTCAGGGGCCGAAAAAGGATGATATTTGTTACGCGACGCAAAATCGTCAGGATGCCGTCAAGGCGCTGACCGAGCAGTGTGACATGCTGATCGTTGTCGGCAGTCCGAACAGCTCCAATTCCCGTCGTCTCAAGGAAGTCGCACTGGCTCGTGGGGTTGATGCCTACCTGGTCGATGGGCCGGAGGAAATTTCGGCCGATTGGCTGCTCGGCAAATCACGGGTTGGCGTGACCGCAGGCGCTTCCGCCCCGGAAATTCTCGTCGAACGCGTGGTAGACCGCGTCAAGCTGCTGACCGGGGCCTCTGTTGAGCAATTGGCGGGTGTCGAGGAGGGGGTGTCGTTCCCCTTGCCGAAGGAATTGCTTGCTGGTTGA
- the ileS gene encoding isoleucine--tRNA ligase, with protein MADYKDTLNLPDTAFPMRGDLPKREPQWVALWQEKKLYQRIREISAGRPRFVLHDGPPYANGDIHIGHAVNKVLKDIIVRSKTLSGFDAPYVPGWDCHGLPIEHQIEKLHGKAIPADKVRELSRAYAAEQVERQKKDFIRLGVLGDWGNPYLTMNYAAEAGEIRALGKILEQGYLYQGLKPVNWCLDCGSALAEAEVEYEDKTSPAIDVAFEVHANHAEKLAKAFGLTHLRGPAFAVIWTTTPWTLPANEAVSVHPELTYDLIETEKGALILVRELAESALKRYALEGTTVASTTGDKLDQILLKHPFQERDVAIICGTHVTTEAGTGLVHTAPAHGVDDYNIGRKYGLPVNNPVGNDGKFLGNTPALSVGALAGLTVWQANPLVLQELELRGRLLKQEKIQHSYPHCWRHKTPIIFRATTQWFIGMENRKSESEPTLRWIAERAVDETQFFPAWGRARLEGMMKTRPDWCVSRQRNWGVPIPFFLHKETGLPHPRTAELVEQVALRVEQAGIEAWFSLDPAELLGAEADQYNKMKDTLDVWFDSGTTHWHVLRGTHAADLGYVADLYLEGSDQHRGWFQSSLLSGCAIDGRAPYKALLTHGFVVDGKGHKMSKSKGNVIAPQQVSDKMGADILRLWTASTDYSGELTISDEILKRVVEGYRRIRNTLRFLLANVSDFDPAADMLPVGEWLEIDRYALALTRQLQDACRADYDRYEFHRVVQALQTFCSEDLGGFYLDILKDRLYTTAPKSQARRSAQSALWHITQSFVRLLAPITAFTAEEVWQVLGGEADDSVMFQLWHDLPKPEGEAGLLAKWALVRTARADVTKALEAQREAGKIGSALQAAVEIHCAGEKFEALSALGDDLKFVFICSSTAVVQAEAEQVLATPLAHAKCERCWHVREDVGADVEHPGLCGRCVSNLNGEGEVRRSA; from the coding sequence ATGGCTGATTACAAAGATACCCTGAACCTGCCGGATACGGCTTTCCCGATGCGTGGCGATCTGCCCAAGCGGGAGCCGCAATGGGTTGCCCTGTGGCAGGAAAAGAAGCTTTATCAGCGCATTCGCGAGATCAGCGCCGGTCGGCCGCGTTTCGTGCTGCACGATGGTCCGCCTTATGCCAATGGCGATATTCACATCGGTCATGCGGTCAACAAGGTTTTGAAGGACATTATCGTTCGCTCGAAAACCTTGTCCGGCTTTGATGCCCCTTACGTGCCGGGCTGGGACTGTCACGGCCTGCCGATCGAACATCAGATTGAAAAGCTGCATGGCAAGGCCATTCCGGCCGACAAGGTTCGCGAATTGTCGCGTGCCTATGCGGCCGAGCAGGTCGAGCGCCAGAAAAAGGATTTCATCCGCCTTGGTGTGCTGGGTGACTGGGGTAATCCTTACCTGACGATGAATTACGCAGCCGAAGCCGGTGAAATCCGTGCGCTCGGCAAGATTCTCGAGCAAGGCTATTTGTATCAGGGCCTGAAGCCGGTGAACTGGTGTCTGGACTGTGGTTCGGCGCTGGCCGAGGCAGAAGTCGAGTACGAAGACAAGACTTCGCCGGCGATCGATGTGGCTTTCGAAGTGCATGCCAATCATGCCGAAAAGCTGGCCAAGGCTTTTGGCCTGACGCATTTGCGCGGCCCGGCTTTTGCCGTGATCTGGACGACAACGCCGTGGACGCTGCCGGCCAACGAAGCGGTCAGCGTGCATCCGGAATTGACCTACGACCTGATCGAAACCGAAAAGGGCGCGCTGATCCTGGTGCGTGAACTGGCTGAGTCGGCGCTCAAGCGCTATGCGCTGGAAGGTACGACGGTTGCCTCGACGACCGGCGACAAGCTCGACCAGATTCTGCTCAAGCATCCGTTCCAGGAACGCGACGTGGCGATCATCTGCGGTACGCACGTGACGACCGAGGCCGGTACCGGCCTGGTGCATACGGCGCCGGCGCATGGTGTGGACGACTACAACATCGGCCGGAAATATGGCCTGCCGGTGAACAACCCGGTCGGTAACGACGGCAAGTTCCTCGGCAACACGCCGGCGCTGTCGGTTGGTGCGTTGGCCGGTCTGACCGTCTGGCAAGCCAATCCGCTGGTCCTGCAGGAACTCGAATTGCGCGGTCGACTGCTCAAACAAGAGAAAATCCAGCACAGCTACCCGCACTGCTGGCGCCACAAGACGCCGATCATTTTCCGCGCCACGACGCAGTGGTTCATCGGCATGGAAAACCGCAAGAGCGAATCCGAGCCGACGCTGCGCTGGATTGCCGAGCGCGCCGTTGATGAAACCCAGTTCTTCCCAGCCTGGGGCCGTGCCCGCCTCGAAGGCATGATGAAGACCCGTCCGGACTGGTGCGTCTCGCGCCAGCGTAACTGGGGCGTGCCGATCCCGTTCTTCCTGCACAAGGAAACCGGCTTGCCGCATCCGCGTACGGCTGAACTGGTCGAACAGGTCGCGCTGCGCGTCGAGCAGGCTGGCATCGAAGCCTGGTTCAGTCTCGATCCGGCCGAGTTGCTCGGCGCCGAGGCTGATCAGTACAACAAGATGAAGGATACGCTGGACGTCTGGTTCGACTCCGGCACGACGCACTGGCATGTGCTGCGCGGCACGCATGCCGCCGATCTGGGTTACGTCGCCGATCTCTATCTTGAAGGTTCGGACCAGCATCGCGGCTGGTTCCAGTCCTCGCTGCTCTCCGGTTGTGCAATTGATGGCCGCGCGCCGTACAAGGCGCTGCTGACCCACGGTTTCGTGGTCGATGGCAAGGGCCACAAAATGTCCAAATCGAAGGGCAACGTCATTGCGCCGCAGCAGGTTTCCGACAAGATGGGTGCTGACATCCTGCGTTTGTGGACGGCGTCGACCGATTACTCCGGCGAACTGACCATTTCCGATGAAATCCTCAAGCGCGTTGTCGAAGGCTACCGCCGCATCCGCAATACGCTGCGTTTCCTGCTGGCCAATGTGTCCGACTTCGATCCGGCGGCCGACATGCTGCCGGTCGGTGAGTGGCTGGAAATCGATCGCTATGCGCTGGCCCTGACCCGTCAGTTGCAGGATGCTTGCCGCGCCGATTACGACCGCTACGAGTTCCATCGTGTCGTCCAGGCCCTGCAAACCTTCTGTTCGGAAGACCTTGGCGGCTTCTATCTCGACATTCTCAAGGATCGACTGTACACGACGGCACCCAAGTCGCAGGCTCGTCGCTCGGCGCAATCTGCGCTGTGGCACATCACCCAGAGTTTCGTCCGTCTGCTGGCGCCGATTACCGCCTTTACGGCTGAAGAGGTCTGGCAGGTGCTGGGTGGTGAGGCTGACGACTCCGTGATGTTCCAGCTCTGGCATGACTTGCCGAAGCCGGAAGGCGAGGCCGGTTTGCTGGCCAAGTGGGCCTTGGTTCGCACGGCCCGGGCCGATGTCACCAAGGCGCTGGAAGCGCAGCGCGAAGCTGGCAAGATCGGTTCGGCACTTCAGGCTGCGGTTGAAATTCATTGTGCCGGCGAAAAATTCGAAGCGTTGTCCGCTTTGGGCGACGATCTGAAATTTGTCTTTATTTGCTCGTCGACCGCGGTGGTCCAGGCTGAGGCCGAACAAGTGCTGGCAACACCGCTGGCGCATGCCAAGTGCGAGCGCTGCTGGCACGTCCGCGAGGATGTCGGTGCCGATGTCGAGCATCCCGGCTTGTGCGGGCGTTGCGTCAGCAACCTGAACGGCGAGGGCGAGGTGCGTCGCAGTGCCTGA
- a CDS encoding N-acetylmuramoyl-L-alanine amidase, producing MYKGAHLSLGRRQLLRYAGASLILSVSPLAGAAAKLPSVLAVRIWPAADYTRVTLEHDGPLKYTHFTVENPDRLVVDIEGVEFNSVLDSLARKVATDDPYIKLLRAGRFKPGVVRLVMELKTRVNPQVFEVKPVGEYGHRLVLDVYPLNPPDPLMALLEGRKDAVEPLKMDQDFRTAEKPAEDLSKRAERTEKVPEAPEVHTTKKPGKPIVDRLVTITLDPGHGGEDPGAVGKGGSYEKNVTLEVAKRLKARIDAEPNMRAVLTRDSDFFVPLQMRVQKARRVQSDLFLSIHADAWIKPDARGSSVFVLSEKGASSTQARLLAQRENEADLVGGVNLGAKDLFLARTLLDLSQTATINDSMKLGKYLLGELGTINTLHKNNVEQAGFAVLKAPDIPSALIETAFISNPEEERRLNDDAYQEKLAEAIVRGIRQYFIKHPPGPKSKLASLG from the coding sequence ATGTATAAAGGCGCTCACCTCAGCCTGGGGCGACGACAACTCCTCCGTTATGCCGGCGCCTCGCTGATTCTCTCGGTTTCGCCGCTGGCGGGTGCCGCGGCCAAACTGCCCTCGGTGCTGGCGGTGCGAATCTGGCCGGCTGCCGATTACACGCGCGTTACCCTGGAACACGACGGCCCGCTCAAGTACACCCATTTCACGGTGGAAAATCCGGATCGTCTGGTGGTCGATATCGAAGGGGTCGAGTTCAATAGCGTGCTGGATAGCCTGGCGCGCAAGGTGGCTACCGACGATCCCTATATCAAGCTGTTGCGTGCCGGCCGCTTCAAGCCCGGTGTGGTGCGTCTGGTCATGGAACTCAAAACCCGCGTCAATCCGCAGGTTTTTGAAGTCAAGCCGGTTGGCGAATATGGTCACCGACTGGTGCTTGATGTCTATCCGCTGAACCCGCCCGATCCCTTGATGGCCCTGCTCGAGGGGCGCAAGGATGCGGTCGAGCCGCTGAAGATGGATCAGGATTTCCGGACAGCAGAGAAACCAGCCGAAGATTTGTCGAAGCGTGCAGAGCGCACTGAAAAAGTGCCGGAAGCTCCCGAGGTGCATACCACCAAGAAACCAGGCAAGCCGATTGTCGATCGCTTGGTGACGATCACCCTGGATCCCGGTCATGGTGGCGAAGACCCCGGTGCCGTCGGCAAGGGTGGGTCTTACGAGAAAAACGTTACGCTCGAAGTGGCCAAGCGCCTCAAGGCACGGATCGATGCCGAGCCGAACATGCGTGCCGTACTGACGCGCGATTCCGACTTCTTTGTGCCGTTGCAGATGCGGGTGCAGAAGGCTCGCCGTGTGCAGTCAGACCTGTTCCTGTCGATTCATGCCGATGCCTGGATCAAGCCGGATGCGCGAGGCTCGTCGGTTTTTGTGCTGTCCGAAAAGGGGGCGTCGAGCACGCAGGCCCGCTTGTTGGCCCAGCGCGAAAACGAGGCGGATCTGGTCGGTGGTGTCAATCTCGGTGCGAAGGATCTCTTTCTGGCGCGGACGTTGCTCGACTTGTCGCAAACGGCAACGATCAACGACAGCATGAAACTTGGCAAATACTTGCTGGGCGAATTGGGAACAATCAATACCCTGCACAAGAACAATGTTGAACAGGCCGGTTTTGCCGTTCTCAAAGCCCCCGATATTCCGTCTGCGCTGATTGAGACGGCCTTTATTTCGAATCCCGAGGAAGAGCGTCGGCTGAATGACGATGCTTATCAGGAAAAGTTGGCCGAGGCGATTGTCAGGGGTATTCGACAGTATTTCATCAAGCATCCCCCCGGGCCAAAATCGAAGCTGGCCTCGTTGGGTTGA
- the tsaE gene encoding tRNA (adenosine(37)-N6)-threonylcarbamoyltransferase complex ATPase subunit type 1 TsaE, protein MHSPDVTAVFQLPDEPATQRLGECLAPLLSGGRVVFLEGDLGAGKTTLARSLIRALGHAGPVKSPTYSLVEVYVISSLYLYHFDFYRFESPEEFLDAGFSEYFNENAVCLVEWPERAEGCVPSPDLRLRLHHAGFGRVLEAVADTPEGAQCIKALTSAWGDDNSSVMPAPR, encoded by the coding sequence GTGCATAGCCCCGATGTTACCGCTGTTTTCCAATTGCCCGACGAACCTGCGACCCAGCGATTGGGCGAATGTCTTGCCCCTCTGCTGAGTGGCGGGCGGGTTGTTTTTCTTGAAGGCGATCTTGGGGCCGGTAAAACAACCTTGGCCCGCTCGCTGATCCGCGCGCTTGGCCACGCGGGGCCGGTCAAAAGCCCGACCTATTCTCTGGTTGAAGTTTACGTAATTTCGAGCTTATACTTATATCACTTTGATTTTTATCGTTTCGAGTCACCCGAGGAGTTTCTCGATGCGGGCTTTAGTGAATACTTTAATGAAAATGCAGTCTGCCTGGTTGAGTGGCCGGAGCGTGCTGAAGGCTGCGTTCCGTCGCCAGACCTGCGGCTGCGCCTTCATCATGCAGGTTTCGGGCGTGTCCTCGAAGCCGTGGCAGATACACCGGAAGGGGCGCAATGTATAAAGGCGCTCACCTCAGCCTGGGGCGACGACAACTCCTCCGTTATGCCGGCGCCTCGCTGA
- the lspA gene encoding signal peptidase II, giving the protein MPDVKRWYALAILVVILDQLSKWVVLDSIQFGQTIYVAPFWNWVLTWNPGAAFSFLADQPGWQRWFFTVLALGVSGWIALELRKHPELKLLSLALALVMGGALGNVIDRVRFGAVVDFIQWHVAGYYWPAFNVADSAITVGAILLVVEQLTAAAKKTGENT; this is encoded by the coding sequence GTGCCTGATGTCAAGCGCTGGTATGCCTTGGCGATACTGGTGGTCATCCTTGATCAGTTGAGCAAGTGGGTCGTGCTGGACAGCATCCAGTTCGGCCAGACGATCTACGTCGCGCCGTTCTGGAACTGGGTGCTGACCTGGAATCCGGGGGCGGCATTCAGCTTTCTGGCGGATCAGCCGGGTTGGCAGCGCTGGTTTTTTACCGTGCTGGCGCTCGGCGTATCCGGCTGGATCGCTTTGGAGCTCCGCAAGCATCCAGAACTCAAATTGCTTTCGCTGGCTTTGGCTCTGGTGATGGGCGGCGCGCTGGGCAATGTGATTGATCGCGTTCGTTTTGGTGCGGTCGTCGATTTCATTCAATGGCACGTTGCCGGCTATTACTGGCCGGCCTTCAACGTTGCCGATTCGGCCATCACGGTCGGGGCCATTTTGCTGGTGGTCGAGCAGTTGACCGCAGCAGCCAAGAAAACCGGGGAAAACACCTGA
- a CDS encoding DUF3579 domain-containing protein, translated as MTIQESTTFIIVGLTKQGRKFRPSDWAERLCGVMSAFGAERKMKYSPYVGPGDYNGEKAVFVDGRLGEIEPMAYRFMLNFAQDNDLQIIDGVCSLEDKKSTS; from the coding sequence ATGACAATACAAGAATCGACCACCTTCATCATTGTTGGCCTGACCAAACAGGGACGCAAATTCCGCCCCAGCGACTGGGCCGAACGACTCTGTGGCGTGATGTCAGCCTTCGGCGCAGAACGCAAGATGAAATACTCCCCTTACGTCGGCCCAGGTGACTACAACGGCGAAAAAGCTGTTTTCGTCGATGGCCGCCTCGGCGAAATCGAGCCGATGGCTTACCGCTTCATGCTCAATTTTGCCCAGGATAACGACCTGCAAATCATCGATGGCGTCTGCTCGCTGGAAGACAAGAAAAGCACCAGCTAA
- a CDS encoding GGDEF domain-containing protein: MLQLIGHIVKISARRDRTEINAAMVDALLKLFSPRRLTIHRCYMTKRKMVVFACAGVSPEGRFVRNAYLPDRHYCQPISNNPLLARCAREMSVVMETQHNGDHRLVFPVMSQDHPLYMVDLVLSDDFPADQRISLMGLIEYFGNHIALLDYGEADTLTGLLSRKTFDKHLFELLGQADSDETRFLGTHSDEPLRRKNSTDSCHWLAVCDIDHFKQVNDNFGHLIGDEVLIMIAQVMRQSFRFDDQLFRFGGEEFIALLQPASMESAISTLERFRQDVEAQRFSRVGHVTVSIGFSQLLPNDTPTDVIDRADEALYYAKQHGRNRIESYEALISGGQLTARDLNKGEVELF; this comes from the coding sequence ATGCTTCAACTTATCGGCCATATTGTTAAAATTTCAGCACGCAGAGATCGCACCGAGATCAATGCTGCCATGGTCGACGCGCTGCTTAAGCTGTTTTCCCCCCGCCGCCTGACCATCCACCGTTGCTACATGACAAAACGGAAAATGGTTGTCTTTGCCTGCGCCGGGGTATCGCCCGAAGGCCGCTTTGTCCGCAACGCCTACCTTCCCGATCGCCACTACTGCCAACCGATCAGCAACAACCCCCTGCTGGCCCGCTGCGCCCGGGAAATGTCGGTCGTCATGGAAACGCAGCACAACGGTGATCACCGCCTGGTTTTCCCGGTAATGAGCCAAGACCACCCGTTATATATGGTGGACTTGGTCCTCTCGGATGACTTCCCCGCCGACCAACGCATCAGCCTGATGGGCTTGATCGAGTATTTCGGTAACCACATTGCACTGCTCGACTACGGTGAAGCAGATACGCTGACCGGCCTTTTGAGTCGCAAGACATTCGACAAGCACCTGTTCGAACTGCTCGGACAGGCCGACAGCGACGAAACCCGCTTCCTCGGAACACACAGCGACGAACCGCTTCGTCGCAAGAATTCGACCGACAGTTGCCACTGGCTGGCGGTTTGCGACATCGATCATTTCAAGCAGGTCAATGACAACTTCGGCCACCTGATCGGCGACGAAGTACTGATCATGATCGCGCAAGTCATGCGCCAATCCTTTCGCTTCGACGACCAACTCTTTCGTTTTGGTGGCGAAGAGTTTATTGCCTTGCTCCAACCGGCCAGCATGGAATCTGCCATCAGCACGCTGGAGCGTTTCAGGCAGGATGTCGAAGCCCAGCGATTCAGCCGCGTCGGTCATGTCACCGTCAGCATCGGCTTCAGCCAACTGCTGCCCAATGACACGCCAACCGATGTGATCGATCGCGCCGACGAGGCGCTTTATTACGCCAAGCAACACGGGCGTAACCGGATCGAAAGCTACGAAGCACTCATTTCTGGCGGCCAACTGACAGCCAGGGATCTCAACAAGGGTGAAGTCGAGTTGTTTTGA